Proteins from a single region of Synchiropus splendidus isolate RoL2022-P1 chromosome 3, RoL_Sspl_1.0, whole genome shotgun sequence:
- the LOC128756049 gene encoding F-box/LRR-repeat protein 7-like isoform X4 — translation MGANNGKLYGSEGKGSSSISSDISSSTDHTPTKAPKNVATSEGLDSSTRTLSTPSPGLILPSKSSSLSSPALSSNGHETNSSSSSSAHAETVAVVHPQPGTRSRQSKNHHHSPVDLLPDHTLLQIFAHLPTNQLCRCARVCRRWYNMVWDPRLWSTVRLTGELLHADRAIRVLTHRLCQDTPNVCLTLETVVVNGCKRLTDRGLHVLAQCCPELRRLEVAGCYNISNEAVFEVVSRCPSLEHLNLSGCSKVTCISLTQEALQLSPLHGQQISIHYLDMTDCFSLEDEGLRTIASHCPRLTHLYLRRCTRLTDEALRHLALHCPSIKELSLSDCRLVGDFGLREVARLEGCLRYLSVAHCTRITDVGVRYVARYCPRLRYLNARGCEGLTDHGLGHLARSCPKLKSLDVGKCPLVSDSGLEQLAMYCQGLRRVSLRACESLTGRGLKALAANCCELQLLNVQECEVSPEALKFVRRHCRRCVIEHTNPAFY, via the exons ggttggacagcagcaccaggactctgagcacGCCCAGTCCTGGCCTCATTCTTCCGTCCAAgtcctcctcgctctcctcaccTGCTCTGTCCAGCAACGGCCATGAGACCAACTCTTCCTCATCGTCTTCGGCCCATGCAGAGACTGTGGCCGTGGTCCACCCGCAGCCGGGGACTCGCTCCCGGCAGAGTAAGAACCACCACCACTCGCCCGTGGACCTGCTTCCGGATCACACCCTGCTGCAGATCTTCGCCCACCTCCCCACCAACCAGCTGTGCCGCTGCGCCCGGGTGTGCCGGCGGTGGTACAACATGGTGTGGGACCCGCGGTTGTGGAGCACCGTGAGGCTGACGGGCGAGCTGCTCCACGCCGACCGGGCCATCAGGGTCCTGACCCATCGGCTGTGTCAGGACACCCCCAACGTgtgtctgactctggagacggTGGTGGTCAACGGCTGCAAGAGGCTGACGGACCGGGGGCTGCACGTGCTGGCTCAGTGCTGCCCGGAGCTGCGGCGGCTAGAGGTCGCCGGCTGCTACAACATCTCCAACGAGGCGGTCTTTGAGGTGGTGTCCCGCTGCCCGAGCCTGGAGCACCTCAACCTGTCAG GCTGCTCCAAGGTGACCTGCATCAGCCTCACCCAGGAGGCGCTCCAGCTCTCCCCTCTGCACGGCCAGCAGATCTCCATCCACTACCTGGACATGACCGACTGCTTCTCCTTGGAGGACGAGGGCCTGCGGACCATCGCCTCCCACTGCCCTCGGCTGACGCACCTGTATCTGCGGCGCTGCACCCGCCTGACCGATGAGGCCCTCCGCCACTTGGCCCTCCACTGCCCGTCCATCAAGGAGCTGAGCCTCAGCGACTGCCGCCTGGTGGGCGATTTCGGCCTGCGTGAAGTGGCGCGGCTGGAGGGTTGCCTGCGCTACCTGAGCGTGGCCCACTGCACCCGCATCACGGACGTGGGCGTACGCTACGTCGCCCGCTACTGCCCCAGACTGCGCTACTTGAACGCCAGAGGATGCGAGGGACTCACAGACCACGGCTTGGGCCACCTCGCCAGGAGCTGCCCGAAGCTCAAGTCCTTGGACGTGGGCAAATGCCCGCTGGTGTCGGACAGCGGCCTGGAACAGCTGGCCATGTACTGCCAGGGTCTGAGGCGGGTGAGTCTCAGGGCCTGCGAGAGCTTGACGGGGCGAGGACTCAAAGCTCTGGCCGCCAACTGCTGCGAGCTGCAGCTTCTCAACGTTCAGGAGTGCGAGGTGTCGCCGGAGGCCCTCAAGTTCGTCCGGCGGCACTGCCGGCGCTGTGTTATCGAGCACACGAACCCCGCTTTCTACTGA
- the LOC128756050 gene encoding E3 ubiquitin/ISG15 ligase TRIM25-like, which translates to MEARAELLSCSICLDLLKDPVTLNCGHSFCQVCVEGYWDSEGERNIYQCPQCRRTFTSRPLLQKNVMLAELVEELKKTGLQAADLCYAGPEDVACDSCTGRKLKALKSCLMCLTSYCEQHLQPHLEAPAFRRHKLVQPSKQLQEILCPQHDEEKKMFCRTDQQVICHLCAEDQHKDHHIVSAAAERREREKEVDQSRGRIQQRIQERQEELKLLQQEQETITDSADKAVKDSQETLQQLIQDIQRRMSDVEQQIRSRQETEATRVQGLQEQLEQEIAELKKKDAELQQLSLTDSHLVFLQNWSSLSEVSGDTLSSRTHVRPHCCFEEVSAAVSASRERLQDLLRDTCTNISLMLRGELKTRAEFLRFSRDNTLDPNTAHSQLLLSEGHRKVSFPGVIQSFRFHPDSFSEYFQALSKEPLTGRCYWEVERRGEVEVAVSYKNISRSGGESGFGYNDKSWSLWCQDSGCSFTHNSIRTQVSTAPPSRVGVYLDHSAGLLSFYSVSGTMTLLHRVHTTFTQPLHAGVGVGVGPFFMSSSCEILKLN; encoded by the coding sequence ATGGAGGCCAGAGCTGAACTTCTCTCCTGTTCCATCTGTCTGGATCTACTGAAGGATCCAGTCACTCTCAACTGTGGACACAGCTTCTGTCAGGTCTGTGTTGAAGGTTACTGGGActcagaaggtgagaggaacATCTACCAGTGTCCTCAGTGCAGACGGACCTTCACCTCGAGGCCTCTCCTGCAGAAGAACGTCATGTTAGCAGAgttagtggaggagctgaagaagactggactccaagctgctgacctctgctatgCTGGACCTGAAGATGTGGCCTGTGACTCCTGCACTGGGAGGAAGCTGAAAGCCCTCAAGTCCTGTCTAATGTGTCTGACCTCTTACTGTGAGCAACACCTCCAGCCTCATCTAGAAGCTCCGGCCTTCAGGAGGCACAAGCTGGTCCAGCCGtccaagcagctccaggagaTCCTCTGCCCTCAACacgatgaggagaagaagatgttctgtcgtactgatcagcaggtcatctgtcacctctgtgctgaggaccaacacaaagaccaccacattgtctcggccgcagcagagagaagagagagagagaaagaggtggatcagagtcgaggaaggatccagcagaggatccaggagagacaggaagagctgaagcttcttcagcaggagcaggagaccATCACCGACTCTGCTGATAAAGCAGTGAAGGACAGTCAGGAGACCCTCCAACAGCTGATCCAGGACATCCAGAGAAGAATGtctgatgtggagcagcagatcagatccCGGCAGGAGACTGAAGCCACTCGAGTACAAGGacttcaggagcagctggagcaggagatcgctgagctgaagaagaaagatgctgagctgcagcagctgtcactcaccgacagtcacttggtctttctccagaactggtcctcactctcagaggtcagtggagacacgctctcctccaggacccacgtccgtcctcactgctgctttgaggaagtgtcagcagccgtgtcagccagcagagagcGACTCCAGGACCTTCTGAGAGACACCTGCACCAACATCTCACTCATGCTCAGAGGAGAGCTCAAGACCAGAGCTGAGTTCCTCAGGTTCTCACGGGACAACACTCTGGATCcaaacactgctcactcacagttgttgttgtctgaAGGACACAGGAAAGTGAGTTTCCCGGGAGTAATTCAGTCTTTTCGTTTTCATCCAGACAGTTTCAGTGAGTATTTTCAGGCCTTGAGTAAAGAGCCTCTGACTGGAcgttgttactgggaggtggagaggagaggagaagttGAAGTAGCAGTCTCATACAAGAACATCAGCAGATCAGGAGGAGAAAGTGGATTTGGATATAATGACAAATCTTGGTCATTATGGTGTCAGGACTCTGgttgttcattcacacacaacagcatcaGAACTCAAGTCTCCACAGCTCCACCCTCCAGAGTGGgagtgtacctggatcactcTGCAGGTCTTCTGTCCTTCTACAGCGTCTCTGGAACCAtgaccctcctccacagagtccacaccaccttcactcagcctctacATGCTGGGGTCGGGGTCGGGGTCGGGCctttcttcatgtcctcctcatgtgagatcctgaagctgaactaA